The following are encoded together in the Triticum dicoccoides isolate Atlit2015 ecotype Zavitan chromosome 6B, WEW_v2.0, whole genome shotgun sequence genome:
- the LOC119325021 gene encoding transcription termination factor MTERF4, chloroplastic-like, translating into MLRLRGCIVAHLLSFSSTSGPAISPLHRLLSASAAAGPISPNPSGFAVEEYLVDTCGLTRPQALKASTKLSHLKSPANPDAVLAFLSGVGLSGADVAAVVAKGPQLLCAKVDKTLAPVVDGLTGLGLSRSDIAHAYFRCRSIVPKLHYYLPLLGSSHNLLRLLKRGGSHLLSSDLDKVVKPNVAFLRECGLGDCDIAKLCIHRPRMLTTNLERVRAMVTCAQGIGVPRGSGMFRQALHAVAFQSEEKIAAKVDYLKNTFRWSAAELVIALSKAPMLLRMSKDMLQRKSEFLLSEVGLEPMYIAHRPIIICLSLEGRVRPRYYLVKFLKKNGLLDRDLSFYTAVKMTDKVFVEKLISPHKEAAPHLAQDYAIACKGEVPTNF; encoded by the coding sequence ATGCTCCGCCTCCGAGGGTGCAtcgttgcccatctcctctctttcTCCTCCACCTCTGGCCCGGCCATCTCCCCCCTCCACCGGCTCCTCTCCGCATCGGCAGCCGCCGGCCCCATTTCCCCGAACCCCAGTGGATTCGCCGTCGAGGAGTACCTCGTCGACACCTGCGGGCTCACCCGGCCCCAAGCCCTCAAGGCCTCCACCAAGCTCTCCCACCTCAAGTCCCCCGCCAACCCCGATGCCGTCCTCGCCTTCCTCTCCGGCGtcggcctctccggcgccgacgtcgccgccgtcgtcgccaaAGGTCCGCAGCTCCTATGCGCGAAAGTGGACAAAACCCTGGCTCCGGTGGTCGATGGGCTCACCGGCCTCGGCCTGTCGCGTTCCGACATCGCCCACGCCTACTTCCGCTGTAGATCCATAGTCCCCAAGCTGCACTACTACCTTCCCCTCTTGGGCTCCTCCCACAACTTGCTCCGGCTGCTCAAGCGGGGAGGATCCCACCTTCTGTCATCGGACCTCGACAAGGTTGTCAAGCCCAATGTTGCCTTCCTGAGGGAGTGCGGGCTAGGTGATTGTGATATTGCCAAGCTGTGCATCCATCGGCCAAGGATGCTCACCACCAACCTGGAGCGCGTCCGGGCGATGGTGACATGCGCCCAAGGTATAGGTGTGCCCCGTGGCTCTGGGATGTTCAGACAAGCGCTACATGCTGTCGCATTCCAAAGCGAGGAGAAGATTGCCGCCAAAGTGGACTACTTGAAGAACACATTCAGGTGGTCTGCTGCTGAGTTGGTTATTGCTTTGTCTAAGGCTCCGATGCTGCTGAGGATGTCAAAGGACATGCTACAGCGCAAGTCCGAGTTCCTGCTATCTGAGGTGGGGTTGGAGCCCATGTACATTGCTCATCGACCGATAATTATTTGTCTTAGCCTGGAGGGCCGGGTCAGGCCCCGGTACTATCTTGTAAAGTTTCTCAAGAAAAATGGACTGCTAGATCGTGACTTGAGCTTCTATACTGCGGTCAAGATGACTGACAAGGTATTTGTGGAGAAACTCATATCCCCTCACAAGGAAGCTGCGCCACACCTTGCTCAAGACTATGCAATAGCTTGCAAAGGGGAAGTGCCTACTAATTTCTGA